From the Lactobacillus johnsonii genome, the window AAATTGCCCGTTTAGCAAAAGAGCATGGTGTTCAAAGAGTTATTGCTAGTCAAGAGAGACCAAAGCCTGAAACAATTAAGAAATTAGTCAGTGAAAAAATTGAAATTTACAATATTTTCAATGTTCAGACTTCTGTATTAAGAGCTCTAATTGAATCACCTTCAATTTTGAGAATTTTAACAGATACTAAGAATGGCCTGTTTGAAGTAACGGTTAGAAATCATAAGTATGCTGGTCAGAAATTGATGAATCTAGACTTTATTGAACAAATGACTGTTAGTCGAATTTGGCGGAATGGTAAATGGTTAGTGCCACATGGAAATACAATCATTGGAGTAGGAGATCATCTAATTTTTACAGCTAAAGGTGAAGATGCAGAAAGAATTAGAGAAGAACTAGGTAGAAGAAATTAAATATAAAAAATGACAGGATTTTTAGTCCTGTCATTTTTGTTAACGTTGCTTTTTCGCTTCTTGTAAAACAGCTAGGGTATTTAGACTATGGGTAAAAGCTTGATCAGCAGCTGTAAAATCATGTTGATCAATAATCTTAGTGAATTCGATAAATTCAGCAATCATTCGATGAGAATACTTGTTGTGGTTAACAACTTTCGGCTCTTCTCCTAGTAATTGGATGCCAACTTTTGGCATTTCATTAGGATGGCCGTAAATAATGAGTGCACCTTTTTCACCTTCAATGGTGCTGACATTAGGTGAAAAGCTATCTTTAGCTGCAATTGAACTGGCTTGTTTGTCAGAATAGCCCAAGTGAAGGATGCCAGAAGTATCAATATTTTTTTGAATAGTTGGGAAATATTTAACAGAATCTGGCTTACCAAATAATTTAATAATAATGTGTAAGTTGTAGATGCCTAAATCCATTAGAGCCCCACCATCTTTTTTAGGATCGAAAGCTGGTTGAATGTCCCCTTCTAAGAAAGCATCATAGCGACTTGAATATTGAGTGTAATTAAGATTAACAACATGAATTGGGGCAATTTTAGCTAAGTTATCTTCAATGAATTTAAAGTTTTCTAAATAAATGTTAGTGATCGCCTCAACAATAATTACTTGGTTTTTATCAGCAATTTCTTTTAATTCACGTGCTTCATCAGTTGTAGCAACAAATGGTTTTTCACAAATGACGTTTTTTCCTGCTTCTAATGCGGCCTTGGCAATACTAAAATGCAAACTATTTGGAACAGCTACATAGACAGTATCGACATTAGCATCATTAAATAGGTCAGTATTGTTATCGTATAATTTTGAAATATTATACTTTTCTTGCAATTCAAGACCAATTTGATGGCTTCTTTTAGTAGTTGAAAGAGCCGCAAGTTCAAGATCTGGGATTTGATCAGCAATTGATAGAAAATCATGAACAATTTTTCCTGAGCCAATAATACCTAATTTCATAAGGTAATCTCCTTTAATTAAGTTTAAAATTTAATTTTTTAGCATTTTTAGTAACTGAGGAAGGTACGGTTAACTTTTTAACTTTATTAATGTCATAAAGATGTAAGGTGAGCGTACCTTCTTTCTTAGTATTATAAGTAACTTTATAGTACATATCAGTTAGTTGTTCTTTTCGATTAGTAGAAATTCTTAAATCAATATTTTTAACATTAGTTGACTGTGGATCGCTAGTGGGAGCGACAGTAGTTGCTTTTTGCATGCTTTTAATTACATCGCTATTATCACCCTTATAAGAAATAATATAGCCATTGAATCCGTTAGATTTAATGGTCATATGTTTAAAGGCATCGTCAGAAAATTGGGTGAAATCATGTGCGGTATAAAGCTTTTTATAGCCTGAATAAACTTCACTAAAGATGGCATTTTGTTTAATGTAATTCCATTGTTTCGTGCCATCACGGTGGTAAACATAGTCTTTGTTACCCCATAACTCAGAATTAGTATCAGACTTAGGGATGCTTTTCATGGTAATATGGATGGCATTATCTGGACCGACGACATAATTTGAATACATTTTTGACTTTGCATTGGTAGTTTTGACATTAACGCGTGCAGTAGCAATTTGGGTATTGGCGGCCGTAGTTAATGCATCTTTAACGCTTGGCTTATTAAATGCAATAATTGCGCCCCAAACTACTACGATTAGGATAATAATACCTAAAATTAAAGCGGCAATTTTGCCGCCTTGATTGTTAGAAAAAATAATCTTTTTATCTTTGATTTTATTTTTTTCCATCAGT encodes:
- a CDS encoding Gfo/Idh/MocA family protein; its protein translation is MKLGIIGSGKIVHDFLSIADQIPDLELAALSTTKRSHQIGLELQEKYNISKLYDNNTDLFNDANVDTVYVAVPNSLHFSIAKAALEAGKNVICEKPFVATTDEARELKEIADKNQVIIVEAITNIYLENFKFIEDNLAKIAPIHVVNLNYTQYSSRYDAFLEGDIQPAFDPKKDGGALMDLGIYNLHIIIKLFGKPDSVKYFPTIQKNIDTSGILHLGYSDKQASSIAAKDSFSPNVSTIEGEKGALIIYGHPNEMPKVGIQLLGEEPKVVNHNKYSHRMIAEFIEFTKIIDQHDFTAADQAFTHSLNTLAVLQEAKKQR
- a CDS encoding DUF6612 family protein; the protein is MEKNKIKDKKIIFSNNQGGKIAALILGIIILIVVVWGAIIAFNKPSVKDALTTAANTQIATARVNVKTTNAKSKMYSNYVVGPDNAIHITMKSIPKSDTNSELWGNKDYVYHRDGTKQWNYIKQNAIFSEVYSGYKKLYTAHDFTQFSDDAFKHMTIKSNGFNGYIISYKGDNSDVIKSMQKATTVAPTSDPQSTNVKNIDLRISTNRKEQLTDMYYKVTYNTKKEGTLTLHLYDINKVKKLTVPSSVTKNAKKLNFKLN